From Crateriforma spongiae, a single genomic window includes:
- a CDS encoding glycoside hydrolase family 2 TIM barrel-domain containing protein — MLRFVASLRLAIVFVSLHASQPDWENETVFERGKLPARVASYSYASADDALSQDRGRSRMVSLNGTWKFHYAGNVNQRPLDFYATDFQGGDWASIAVPANWELQGFGQPIYTNITYPFTPGILNPDLKFDWKGPMPPLPPRIYRDNPVGSYFRDFEVPGEWSGHSVVLHFGGVSSAFYVWVNGQRVGYSQGSRLAAEFDITEYLAPGRNRLAVQVFRWSDGSYLEDQDMWRLSGIHRDVMLLAQPAVSLSDIDARATLDDQYQDGTLKIRPRIWLKDPDADLDGWKVRASLYDAQTKDVVADGMEIPVGAIVNERWAPRDVNEFGLLATDIPDVKKWTAETPNLYQVLLEVVGPGGDVAEVRTQKVGFRTIEFDDQNQLLVNGQVVKIMGVNRHDHNPRFGKALRREDYLRDVMLMKQFNFNAVRTSHYPNDPYFYDLCDKHGIYVMDEANIECHHLGSYIPQQTSWTMPILSRISRMVQRDKNHPCVISWSMGNESGCGPAFAAAAGWIKDFDPSRFIHYEGAQGDPTDPDHQPGAGYKSQTFPSMANPNDPPYVDVISRMYPQYEQVKNMADDPRLDRPIIYCEYLHAMGNSVGTLGDYWDVIRSNPNLIGGYIWDMIDQGLEKTDAESGQSYFAYGGDYGDVPNDGNFCLNGVFASNRTPKPHAYECKYVFQPVAFELVDKDSGKFRLVNRLAFTNLKRYEFRWQFQRDGVVVSSGRLDTLDVEPGADQVVHVNLERDQWDASSEYWVRFSAHETSARAWCDPGFEVAYEQILLQDAAAMTDQTVADNGTLDTIELQDRIQIFGDRLRAAVSKKTGYLTTLIIDGNQVLRQPLRPNFRRALTDNDRRFRRLEQNSRVWWQLDENLQVKSCWLAEPDDGAGEDAGAGGVAVEVTYGTEQPIKLAMVYRFYPGGRVRVEMDLDADPKLPELIRFGAAMGIPPEYQQTEYFGQGPWEAYPDRQRSAKVGRYQLPTDEMSYRYTMPQESGNRMGVRWVEFGAADKAPVLRMDADQTFNFSVSAFARDDVDAAKHTYELKPQGFYTLNIDHSQTGLGGMRARPLAQQTMPSGNYQFRFEITSPTIQE, encoded by the coding sequence ATGCTTCGCTTCGTCGCCAGCCTTCGCCTGGCCATTGTTTTCGTATCGCTTCATGCGTCGCAGCCCGATTGGGAAAACGAAACCGTCTTCGAACGTGGCAAGTTGCCGGCACGTGTGGCTAGTTACTCCTACGCTTCGGCGGATGATGCGTTGTCACAGGATCGTGGTCGGTCCAGGATGGTTTCGCTTAACGGGACCTGGAAGTTCCACTACGCCGGCAATGTCAATCAGCGTCCTTTGGACTTCTATGCCACAGATTTTCAGGGTGGGGATTGGGCGAGCATTGCGGTGCCGGCCAATTGGGAACTCCAAGGTTTCGGACAGCCGATTTACACCAACATCACCTATCCGTTCACGCCGGGAATCCTGAATCCCGATCTGAAGTTTGATTGGAAGGGGCCGATGCCACCGCTGCCGCCACGGATTTATCGTGACAATCCGGTCGGCAGCTACTTTCGCGATTTCGAAGTCCCCGGCGAATGGTCCGGCCACAGTGTGGTGTTGCACTTTGGTGGCGTTTCGTCGGCGTTCTACGTCTGGGTCAATGGCCAGAGGGTGGGCTACAGCCAGGGCAGTCGCCTGGCCGCAGAATTTGACATCACCGAATATCTAGCGCCCGGTCGAAATCGGTTAGCGGTCCAAGTGTTTCGGTGGAGCGACGGCAGCTATCTGGAAGACCAGGACATGTGGCGGCTTAGCGGGATTCATCGCGACGTCATGTTGTTGGCACAACCGGCGGTGTCACTCAGCGATATCGACGCCCGGGCGACGTTGGATGATCAATACCAAGACGGCACCCTGAAGATTCGCCCAAGGATTTGGTTGAAGGACCCGGATGCCGATTTGGACGGCTGGAAAGTCCGGGCTTCGTTGTATGACGCACAGACCAAGGACGTCGTCGCTGACGGAATGGAGATTCCCGTCGGTGCGATTGTCAATGAGCGTTGGGCGCCACGCGACGTCAACGAATTCGGATTGCTGGCCACTGACATCCCCGACGTGAAGAAGTGGACCGCCGAGACGCCAAATCTGTACCAAGTGTTGCTGGAGGTCGTGGGACCCGGCGGCGATGTCGCCGAAGTGCGGACGCAAAAGGTTGGTTTCCGCACGATCGAGTTCGACGACCAAAATCAGTTATTGGTCAACGGCCAAGTGGTCAAAATCATGGGCGTCAACCGTCACGACCACAATCCGCGATTCGGAAAGGCGTTGCGTCGCGAGGATTATTTGCGCGACGTGATGCTGATGAAACAGTTCAACTTCAACGCGGTGCGAACGTCACATTATCCGAATGATCCTTACTTCTACGATCTGTGTGACAAGCATGGCATCTACGTCATGGATGAAGCCAACATCGAATGTCACCATCTGGGAAGCTACATCCCGCAGCAAACGTCTTGGACGATGCCGATCCTTAGTCGAATCAGCCGAATGGTCCAGCGGGACAAGAACCATCCTTGTGTGATCAGTTGGTCGATGGGTAACGAATCAGGGTGTGGGCCTGCGTTCGCCGCGGCCGCGGGGTGGATCAAAGACTTTGATCCGTCGCGATTCATTCATTACGAGGGGGCTCAGGGGGATCCGACCGATCCCGATCACCAGCCGGGGGCCGGATACAAATCGCAAACCTTTCCAAGTATGGCCAATCCCAATGATCCGCCGTACGTGGATGTGATCAGCCGCATGTACCCGCAGTACGAACAGGTCAAAAATATGGCGGACGACCCGCGGTTGGATCGACCGATTATCTACTGCGAATACTTGCACGCGATGGGCAATTCGGTCGGAACGCTGGGCGATTATTGGGATGTAATCCGGTCCAATCCGAATCTGATCGGCGGGTATATCTGGGACATGATCGATCAAGGACTTGAGAAGACTGACGCGGAATCGGGCCAGTCGTATTTCGCTTACGGTGGTGACTACGGCGATGTCCCGAACGACGGCAACTTCTGCTTGAACGGTGTCTTTGCATCGAACCGTACGCCAAAACCGCATGCGTATGAATGCAAGTATGTGTTCCAGCCCGTTGCGTTCGAACTGGTTGACAAGGATTCCGGGAAATTCCGTCTGGTCAATCGATTGGCATTCACCAATCTGAAGCGATACGAATTTCGGTGGCAATTTCAACGCGATGGCGTGGTGGTTTCATCGGGCCGCCTGGACACCTTGGACGTTGAACCGGGGGCCGATCAAGTGGTGCATGTGAATCTGGAACGGGACCAATGGGATGCATCATCGGAGTACTGGGTTCGATTCAGCGCACATGAAACGTCCGCTCGTGCGTGGTGCGACCCCGGTTTCGAGGTCGCGTACGAACAGATCTTGTTGCAAGACGCTGCAGCGATGACCGATCAGACGGTCGCAGACAACGGGACGCTAGATACGATCGAACTGCAGGATCGGATTCAGATCTTCGGCGACCGGTTGCGTGCGGCCGTGTCGAAGAAGACAGGGTATTTGACAACGCTGATCATTGACGGAAATCAGGTTCTGCGTCAGCCACTGCGACCCAACTTTCGGCGTGCCCTGACCGACAACGATCGGCGATTCCGCCGGCTGGAGCAAAACAGTCGCGTTTGGTGGCAATTGGACGAAAACCTTCAAGTCAAATCGTGCTGGCTTGCCGAGCCGGATGACGGTGCTGGTGAAGACGCTGGTGCCGGCGGCGTTGCCGTTGAAGTCACCTATGGCACCGAACAGCCGATCAAGCTGGCGATGGTCTATCGATTTTATCCCGGCGGACGCGTCCGGGTTGAAATGGACTTGGATGCAGATCCCAAGTTGCCGGAATTGATTCGATTCGGCGCCGCGATGGGAATCCCGCCGGAGTATCAACAGACGGAATATTTTGGCCAAGGTCCTTGGGAAGCGTACCCCGACCGTCAGCGGAGTGCGAAAGTTGGTCGCTATCAGTTGCCGACCGACGAAATGTCCTATCGCTATACCATGCCGCAGGAATCCGGGAACCGTATGGGAGTTCGCTGGGTTGAATTTGGTGCCGCCGACAAGGCACCGGTGCTGCGAATGGACGCCGACCAGACTTTCAATTTCAGTGTGTCAGCCTTTGCCCGCGACGATGTTGATGCGGCCAAGCACACCTATGAATTGAAGCCGCAAGGCTTTTACACGCTGAATATCGATCATTCCCAAACCGGTTTGGGGGGCATGCGGGCTCGCCCATTGGCCCAGCAAACGATGCCATCGGGCAATTACCAGTTTCGCTTCGAGATTACGTCACCGACGATCCAGGAATAG
- a CDS encoding sulfatase-like hydrolase/transferase has translation MIHFLIQVTSMRLIQAFVVTGLVLSATFVSGAETKPNIILLFSDDAGYADFGFHDSVVMQTPNLDRLAESGTRLTQFYVSASVCGPSRAGLMTGRYQQRFGFEENNVPPVMSPSSQQLDAEMGMPTTIPTLGQVLQQQGYRTGIFGKWHLGYADRYHPLRRGFDTFVGFRGGARSFFAYPNPDRAQRENLLERQFAQYQEPKDYLTDVLADATCDFIRENQDRPFFAFVSFNAVHLPLQADRRDRDAFPELSGDRRTLAQMNLSMDRACGQIMKQLEDLGLSQNTLIVFSNDNGGPSDKNASNNFPFAGVKATHLEGGIRVPGLIAWPGKVPAGETFNDPAITLDLLPTFVAAAGGDPESIDGLDGVNLLPYLQGKKQGRPHQTLYWKKETRGTIRDGDWKLMRFPDRPAQLFDLANDPGEQNDLAAKHPDKVRELFQKLFDWEVGLERPLFMLRPEEEAWSAERFDQFRVPPTDNR, from the coding sequence ATGATTCATTTTTTAATCCAGGTCACATCCATGCGTTTGATTCAAGCTTTTGTGGTTACCGGTTTGGTTTTGTCTGCGACGTTCGTTTCGGGCGCGGAAACAAAACCGAATATCATCCTGCTGTTTTCTGACGATGCCGGGTATGCCGATTTCGGATTTCACGACAGCGTGGTGATGCAGACGCCGAACCTGGATCGGTTGGCGGAATCGGGAACGCGATTGACACAGTTCTATGTGTCGGCATCGGTGTGCGGTCCGTCGCGGGCTGGTTTGATGACCGGTCGATATCAGCAGCGATTCGGTTTCGAAGAAAACAATGTGCCACCGGTGATGAGCCCCAGCAGTCAACAGCTGGATGCCGAGATGGGGATGCCAACCACGATTCCGACGTTGGGGCAAGTGCTGCAACAGCAAGGCTATCGCACCGGCATTTTCGGTAAGTGGCATTTGGGTTATGCCGATCGTTATCACCCGCTGCGTCGTGGGTTCGACACGTTCGTTGGGTTTCGTGGCGGCGCACGAAGCTTTTTCGCATACCCGAATCCGGATAGGGCGCAACGCGAAAATCTGTTGGAGCGTCAGTTCGCGCAGTACCAAGAACCTAAGGATTATCTGACCGACGTTCTGGCCGATGCGACGTGTGATTTCATTCGTGAAAACCAAGACCGCCCATTCTTTGCTTTTGTGTCTTTCAACGCGGTGCACTTGCCATTGCAGGCCGACCGACGTGATCGCGATGCATTCCCCGAACTTTCGGGCGATCGCCGCACACTTGCGCAGATGAACCTTTCGATGGATCGGGCTTGCGGCCAGATCATGAAGCAATTGGAAGACCTGGGTTTGTCCCAGAACACCTTGATCGTGTTCAGCAACGACAATGGCGGACCCAGCGATAAAAATGCGTCCAATAACTTTCCTTTCGCCGGCGTTAAGGCAACGCATCTGGAAGGCGGCATACGTGTCCCCGGTTTGATCGCCTGGCCTGGAAAAGTCCCGGCGGGTGAGACGTTCAATGATCCGGCCATCACGTTGGATTTGCTGCCGACGTTCGTGGCCGCGGCGGGCGGCGACCCTGAATCGATCGATGGACTGGACGGCGTGAACTTGTTGCCGTACTTGCAGGGTAAAAAACAGGGCAGGCCTCATCAGACCCTGTACTGGAAAAAGGAAACACGAGGCACGATTCGCGATGGGGATTGGAAATTGATGCGGTTTCCTGATCGTCCGGCACAGCTATTCGATTTGGCCAACGATCCAGGCGAACAAAATGACTTGGCGGCGAAACATCCGGACAAGGTGCGAGAACTGTTTCAAAAGCTGTTCGACTGGGAAGTCGGTTTAGAACGACCGTTGTTCATGCTGCGTCCAGAGGAAGAAGCTTGGTCGGCCGAACGTTTCGATCAGTTTCGTGTGCCGCCGACCGACAATCGCTGA
- a CDS encoding sulfatase-like hydrolase/transferase translates to MRTFLLVCAFAVFWMPNGGVAADGDAKRPNILYLYVDDMGWGSIGPNGQFARRDQGLPYVRTPSLDRLAREGVNFSRAYGCHVCSPARSSQQTGFHQGHTFADRNDPDNAKKAIRRDDITIGECLSRSGYATGYWGKWGYGGSKDQQDPRIVNVQTLPTSHGYQDVLAELHHVRAHTFFQPTLWKTSEDVNVMGGLTLVPNRLDAYRQTSFPSLPARQSDPGYPDPSYCDDHYAFAALDFVRRGAARYQESGQPFFGLLACQIPHAPFGEIEQLPEWDSEYRDDPNFNALSRQTVQWAAMVTRIDAHIGNLLDALDDPNGDGDDSDSIAAQTLVIFQSDNGGPRGNNLKELDANGGLSGSKGSIAEGGIRVPLLVRWPDAIHASGHLRPGTSVDDVVDVTDWLPTFCQLAGTTPPLGIDGVSLVSKLTGRPSPRQRPFLIHEASDGQSIIQGRYKLIRRVRRKGPEQYQLFDLQRDPGETTDVLSEHSDLVEQLRRDLLLERVTEPKGFAVTYHEWTGKGNGAFDDAGRWSDYVYENDGIQYIHDSGAPQASWIAKIVNASAAKQTVTVDEDANVLALHVEGTSTAPQVLAISSGRRLNARNELRLGKHSVLRLDGGSVHSRRTIDVQRSARIKGSGVLAADVILNGDLQIDESIKIHGDLSIGTNSRIQMNVGTDTPAPLIVKGKVSLAGTIQLQLADDFHPRPGQRIAMVRLAGADQSPSLSQTRIRSSDATGLSLHWDAGVLYAVAE, encoded by the coding sequence ATGCGAACGTTCCTGCTTGTCTGCGCTTTCGCGGTGTTCTGGATGCCCAACGGTGGCGTCGCCGCAGATGGCGATGCGAAGCGTCCAAACATCTTGTATCTGTACGTGGACGACATGGGGTGGGGATCCATCGGACCCAACGGCCAGTTCGCACGTCGAGATCAGGGGCTGCCCTACGTTCGCACGCCCAGTCTGGATCGACTGGCACGCGAGGGAGTCAATTTTTCGCGTGCCTATGGGTGTCACGTTTGTTCGCCCGCACGATCGTCGCAGCAGACCGGTTTTCACCAAGGCCACACGTTTGCCGATCGCAATGACCCGGATAACGCCAAGAAGGCGATCCGCCGCGACGACATCACCATCGGTGAATGCCTGTCACGGTCCGGCTATGCAACCGGGTATTGGGGAAAGTGGGGCTATGGCGGATCGAAAGATCAGCAAGATCCGCGAATCGTCAACGTACAGACACTTCCGACATCGCACGGCTACCAAGACGTGCTTGCGGAATTGCATCACGTCCGTGCCCACACGTTTTTCCAGCCCACACTTTGGAAGACTTCCGAAGACGTGAATGTTATGGGCGGACTGACGCTGGTTCCCAACCGGTTGGATGCTTATCGCCAAACGAGTTTTCCGTCCTTGCCGGCTCGTCAATCAGATCCGGGCTATCCCGATCCGTCCTATTGCGACGACCACTATGCGTTTGCGGCTTTGGATTTTGTTCGGCGTGGTGCCGCACGATACCAGGAAAGCGGTCAGCCGTTTTTTGGGCTCTTGGCTTGTCAGATCCCGCATGCGCCCTTTGGTGAAATCGAACAATTACCCGAATGGGATTCCGAATATCGTGACGATCCGAACTTCAATGCTTTGTCACGGCAAACGGTTCAGTGGGCGGCAATGGTGACTCGAATCGATGCCCACATCGGCAACCTGTTGGATGCGTTGGATGATCCCAATGGTGACGGCGATGATTCCGATTCGATTGCCGCACAGACGTTGGTCATCTTTCAGTCGGACAACGGTGGCCCACGTGGAAACAACTTGAAAGAACTGGACGCCAACGGCGGATTGTCGGGATCCAAAGGCTCGATCGCTGAGGGCGGAATTCGTGTGCCCTTGTTGGTTCGATGGCCCGACGCGATTCACGCCTCGGGGCATCTCCGACCGGGTACCAGCGTCGACGACGTGGTCGACGTGACCGACTGGTTGCCGACGTTTTGTCAGTTGGCGGGGACGACGCCACCATTGGGAATCGATGGCGTGTCGTTGGTTTCGAAATTGACCGGTCGGCCGTCCCCACGCCAGCGTCCTTTCCTGATTCACGAGGCGTCCGATGGACAATCGATCATCCAAGGTCGTTATAAGTTGATCCGCAGGGTCAGACGAAAAGGTCCGGAACAGTATCAATTGTTTGACCTGCAGCGCGATCCCGGCGAAACGACCGATGTGTTGTCGGAGCATTCGGACTTGGTTGAGCAACTTCGACGCGATCTGTTGCTGGAACGCGTGACCGAACCCAAAGGATTTGCAGTCACCTATCACGAATGGACGGGTAAAGGGAACGGCGCATTCGATGATGCCGGTCGATGGTCCGATTATGTGTACGAGAACGACGGGATTCAGTACATCCATGATTCCGGTGCACCGCAGGCGTCCTGGATTGCGAAGATTGTCAATGCATCGGCAGCAAAACAAACGGTCACGGTCGATGAGGACGCCAACGTGTTGGCGCTGCACGTCGAAGGGACGTCGACGGCACCACAGGTGTTGGCGATTTCGTCGGGGCGACGATTGAACGCCCGCAATGAATTGCGGCTTGGCAAGCATTCCGTTTTGCGATTAGACGGCGGCAGCGTTCATTCACGCCGAACGATCGACGTGCAGCGGTCGGCCCGGATCAAAGGCAGCGGGGTCTTGGCGGCTGATGTTATTCTGAACGGCGATTTGCAGATCGATGAATCGATCAAAATCCACGGTGATCTATCCATCGGGACCAACAGTCGGATCCAGATGAATGTGGGTACCGACACCCCGGCACCATTGATCGTCAAAGGCAAAGTGTCGCTTGCAGGAACCATCCAGCTTCAATTGGCTGACGATTTTCATCCGCGGCCTGGCCAGCGGATCGCAATGGTCCGCTTGGCCGGTGCCGACCAGTCGCCGTCATTGTCACAAACGCGGATACGATCTAGCGATGCGACAGGGCTTTCGCTGCACTGGGACGCGGGTGTTTTGTACGCCGTGGCGGAATGA
- a CDS encoding DUF3124 domain-containing protein, with translation MSTESDSDKFVRFVKYLILLAIVIPLVIFWAFLELRFEALESEIQSLEPGGRDHARTELVELPWHPVQGQTLYVPAYSHVYHQDAKPRLLAVTLSVRNTDERNDIVVTRVDYFDSTGKRRRQLLEKPLRLAPLASTDFVIERKDTSGGSGASFIVQWTSGSLVNSPVVEAVMIDTDNMQGISFVRPARVLNESLDEVTEMGND, from the coding sequence ATGTCCACAGAATCTGACAGCGACAAGTTCGTTCGATTCGTGAAATACCTGATCTTGCTGGCGATCGTAATCCCGCTGGTGATTTTTTGGGCTTTTCTGGAGCTGCGTTTCGAGGCGTTGGAATCAGAAATCCAGTCTCTGGAGCCGGGTGGACGCGACCATGCGCGGACGGAATTGGTCGAATTGCCTTGGCATCCGGTTCAAGGCCAAACGCTGTATGTTCCGGCGTATTCGCATGTTTATCACCAAGATGCCAAGCCGCGGTTGTTGGCGGTCACGCTATCGGTTCGAAACACAGACGAGCGAAACGATATCGTGGTGACCCGCGTGGACTACTTTGATTCCACCGGGAAACGTCGTCGCCAACTTTTGGAAAAACCCTTGCGTCTTGCCCCGCTGGCGTCGACCGATTTCGTGATCGAGCGGAAAGACACCTCTGGTGGCAGCGGAGCAAGCTTTATCGTGCAGTGGACATCCGGGTCACTGGTCAACAGTCCCGTTGTCGAAGCGGTGATGATCGACACTGACAACATGCAGGGGATCTCTTTCGTCCGGCCGGCGCGAGTCTTGAATGAGTCTCTGGACGAAGTCACGGAGATGGGAAACGATTGA
- a CDS encoding YitT family protein, translating to MLRQSIDFIWLVISGLLYAVALKYFVLPSKVILTGTEGVATAFSYYFDSYTLFIVLYLIFQACVLTFAFAKVSWMFAARSLLVVATVVGCLAILPELKFAQPEPQNERIILVIFGGLLAGVAKAMAFQRRGSTGDEDVLAAYLAMKYLRPVGSIAVLAAVASTAFGMLMDLLKNGQVESVINTLMYTCIYIFASTETLNNLYKKFKITMLVIITRNDNAVGESIRNTSQHRTYTVQSGVGGHSGEPFAMVRTIVTQEELPQLIDAVEQADQDCFYYHHDIEGVSNRYYITPIG from the coding sequence GTGTTGCGTCAATCGATTGATTTCATTTGGCTGGTGATTTCCGGCTTGTTGTATGCGGTGGCGTTGAAATATTTCGTGTTGCCGTCGAAGGTCATTTTGACGGGAACCGAGGGCGTTGCCACGGCGTTCTCGTACTACTTTGACAGCTACACGCTGTTCATCGTGTTGTATTTGATCTTTCAAGCCTGTGTTTTGACTTTCGCGTTTGCAAAAGTCAGTTGGATGTTTGCCGCCCGTTCGTTGTTGGTCGTGGCGACGGTGGTGGGGTGTTTGGCGATTCTGCCCGAATTGAAGTTTGCCCAGCCTGAGCCCCAGAATGAGCGAATCATTTTGGTCATCTTCGGAGGGTTGCTTGCCGGTGTGGCAAAAGCCATGGCCTTTCAGCGTCGTGGTTCGACCGGTGATGAAGACGTCTTGGCCGCCTATCTGGCGATGAAATACTTGCGTCCGGTTGGTTCGATCGCGGTTCTGGCTGCGGTTGCTTCGACGGCGTTTGGGATGCTGATGGACTTGCTAAAGAACGGCCAAGTCGAATCGGTTATCAACACATTGATGTACACCTGCATCTACATCTTTGCGTCGACCGAAACGCTGAACAACTTGTACAAGAAATTCAAAATCACGATGCTGGTCATCATCACACGCAACGACAACGCCGTCGGCGAATCCATTCGAAACACCAGCCAGCACCGAACCTATACCGTCCAGTCGGGCGTGGGTGGACACAGTGGCGAACCGTTTGCAATGGTCCGGACCATCGTGACTCAAGAAGAGTTGCCACAACTGATCGACGCCGTCGAACAGGCCGACCAAGATTGCTTTTACTATCATCACGACATCGAAGGCGTTTCGAACCGATACTACATCACGCCGATTGGTTGA